In Lactuca sativa cultivar Salinas chromosome 5, Lsat_Salinas_v11, whole genome shotgun sequence, the DNA window TCCACTAAAGATAAAGTTAACAGTAAGACATATAACAAGAAGAAGATAAAGGTAATGCTCTGTTAGAAATCCTATTATATTACATTGTTATCTTCGAACTTCCAGatattatgatttgtattttgtttttttatatagaaAGATGTTGGATCAACTTGATCATCAGACGTTCCTTAAGTATGTTCAAAGGTCATAGTGCTTGTGTATTTGGCTCACAGTTGGTAAACCCaagataattaattaaactttctaccaatatttttaattttcaatgATTTATTAGAACTTTTAGATTGAAATAAAAGCGGTaattcccaaaaacaaaaatagtcACATCCCCCCCTCCCGATACTCTCACAAATATCTTCATTGTAGTTAATGTGTCTAGAAAACTTCTGAATTCTTTCTTAGAAGTCTGCTATTTGTATGGGTGTAGGTAACCTTATTTGATAATTGTGTCACATGTAGGTAAAGAAAATGGTGGTGCCTAGTCTAGCATGAATCTTGCAAATGATGTCATGAAGTACATCAACAGTAAGGTGGGAAAGAATGTAAAGCTATATCATATCTGTGATTTTTAATTTGACACCCACTTACAAAATAAGTAATTCCCAAAAAAAGGTGGCAAGTACTTTTTACAGAAACGATTTGTTTTTTCAATATTTTGATATTAATGATGTCTAATAGTTTTGTTTCTTAAATGCTATGTAGATAAAACACCAATAAAACAAGATGCTTAGATATAGGTTTTTTTAATATGCTTTTTGTCATGTGAACTAAAGCATATTAAAAACGATATTTCTTTGATAAACGGTTCTTTGTGCTTTTGACATAATCGGTTGTTTGTGCTTTTGACAATAGAATAAAAAAACGATAGCACTATtggtttatattttttatgaattgTGTTTTGTATTGAAATGGATTAAtagtaattaaaaatatattcataagagaaaaaatGAAGTAATTATAAGTTAAACAAATGGTTGTGACCTGTACTTTTATCTTGGTTTGTTACTAAATTCAATAATATCTTGGATATGGGATGGAAAGAACTAATCTTCTCTAGAAACTAATTTTTGAAAAACTATTTGCACCCGTCGCTTGACACGGGTAGacgactagtgtgtgtgtgtgtgtgtatatatatatatatatatatatatatatatatatatatatatatatatatatatatatatatatatatatagggcaaaGTGAATAtatccttaagggtatataagcttaggtacccaaactcataataatacgtcgttttgtttgatatattcattataatattGTTAAACTTCAATCATTAACTTGATTTATAttcaatatttttaaattttcactattatcttcctcttacatcacGTCTTTTTGTCGAACACttactaggctatatatattattgttgaaAATGACAATTATGTAAGAGGAACCTAAATATGAAATTTATCCAAAGGTCATGATAGCAAACCACACATGTTTGCTGTTCCTCACCCTATAGGCTCACTTGGGTATATTGATCCGCAGTATTTGAAACGGGGATACTGACAAAAGAGTCAGATGTTTACTCCTTCGGTGTGGTGTTGTTTGAAGTTTTGTGCGGGAGGTTGGCTATTGGGAAAAATGATAAGCATCAACCTTTTACTCAATGGGTACGAGAATGTTACACAAAGAACAACCTAGATGAAATTATATATAAAGATATAAAGGTTGAAATGAATCCTCGTGCCTTGGAAGAGTTTACAAGAATTGCATATCAATGTTTGAGGGACTTTAAGCAACGTCCAACAATGAAAGAAGTCCTGGCAAAACTTGAAAGTGCACTCGAATATCAAGTAAGATTGCCTTTTTTCCCTCTCTattcattaatttttttatataaccaACTTAAATTATTTTGTCATAAGGATATACCGAGTAAGGAtgacaaaaaaattatatatatatatatatatatatatatatatatatatatatatatatttcttagtAAGTACAAAATGTGTTAAACTATGTAGAGAAAATGACCTACGAGCCCAACGAAGTtttcaaaccgttcaaaaaaccctaataatgttttgtctgttcaaaaaaacccaacgaacttaatATTTTGTCTAAAAAACCTAACTAAGTTACACTTTCCTGTAAGTCAAAAAAAAGAAATAGATGACGTGACTTACTACCGTATCGGGAAAATGACTTGTTAGACCAACTTAGTTTCAAAACGTTTAAAAAACTGCAATCATGTTttgattgtttaaaaaaaaaacccaacgaacttaaacaaaacaaaatttggattttttgaacggtttggaactttgttgaactttttagacaaaatgttaagttcgttAGGTTTTTTTGAATagacaaaacatgattgaggttttttgaatggtttgaaaacttcgttgggcttttaattcattttccCAACTATGTATTTGTGAAACACCATCTAAGTCTTGGTTCGTAAATTTTGATAGATCATAGAAACAACATCTTTTCCAAAAGAGTTTGAAGACCTCAAAATACAGCTGGAGGCTATACTATTAGCAACCAACCACTTTTCTAATGAGAATTGCATCGGGGAGGGAGGATTTGGTAAAGTGTATAAAGGAAAACTTGTCTATTCTAAGGGACAAATCACAGTTGCTTTAAAACGTTTGGATTACACATTTCAGCAAAGAGACCTTGAGTTTTGGAAGGAGATGATTATGCTTTCACTTTACAGACATGAAAATATTGTGCCTCTCTTAGGGTTTTGCGATGATCATGGGGAGAAGATAATAGTGTACGAGTATGTATCTAGGAGCGGGCTCGACGTGTATCTTGACAGCCATGATCTATCATGGGTTCAACGCCTTAAGATATGCATTGGGGCGGCTCGCGGACTAGCGTACCTTCATAGTGATGATGGGACCAACCGAACAGTATTGCATCGCGATATTAAGAGTTCCAATATCGTGTTAGATGAATCCTGGAATGCAAAGATAGCAGATGTGGGGTTGTCCAAATTTGGCCGTTCTAACCAACAATACAAATATCTTGTAGACAATGTTGTAGGCACGGTTGGTTATTGTGATCCTGTATATTTTGAGACAGGGTCACTAACAAAGGAGTCAGATATTTACTCCTTTGGTGTGGTGTTGTTCGAAGTT includes these proteins:
- the LOC122196382 gene encoding probable receptor-like protein kinase At5g59700; this encodes MNPRALEEFTRIAYQCLRDFKQRPTMKEVLAKLESALEYQIIETTSFPKEFEDLKIQLEAILLATNHFSNENCIGEGGFGKVYKGKLVYSKGQITVALKRLDYTFQQRDLEFWKEMIMLSLYRHENIVPLLGFCDDHGEKIIVYEYVSRSGLDVYLDSHDLSWVQRLKICIGAARGLAYLHSDDGTNRTVLHRDIKSSNIVLDESWNAKIADVGLSKFGRSNQQYKYLVDNVVGTVGYCDPVYFETGSLTKESDIYSFGVVLFEVLCGRLCLIKNDKHQSFTVLVRKCYKQNNLNEIIYGKIKDEIHPSSLEVFARVGYQCLKRSRDTTRKTAFYDAHCAS